The genome window ATGCAACATCATGTCTTAGAGCTGCTCAGAAAGTGTTTGGCAAATCAGTGACTACAGCTTGTCTGAATCTGTGCTGAATGCTTTAGCCAATGCTTTAGATCTGGGCTTGGGCTACAAACATGAGCTTTGAAGAAGAATTCTGAAGTTCCTTCAAACTCTTATTTTGAGGTCTAGTTTGAGCCAACAAGGACGTTCCAATAAAACCTCTAAGTCCACTGCAGTCTGTATGGGACAGACGAGGGATATAGGTTTTTGCCCTGGATTCACCATACTACCATATCAGAGATAGATTTGTTAGGAGGTGCCATAGCCAAAAGAAATCTTTCCCAGTGCTTAAAACCTCCATGTTTTGGACCATAATTAAAacatttagttttgtttctatCAGTATAAATCATTGATATAAATCTTTAGAGCAAATGAAGGGCCAAGCTAGCAGTTTACTATACCTATACTCTCAAAAAAATCCCTAGCCAAAACACTTCCCTAAAATCAGCTATTTAATGCAGCCCCTTTGCCAGCTCATTGCTGTGGGAAGTCagtctttcatttatttatgaaaCCAGACAGATTCTTGTCTTGTGTGTGGAGCTGAAATTCTAGGTAAGtgttcagaattttttttaagcttactTGGGAtgggacttttttcttttttggtatGAATTCAGTGGTGTAAATGGTATGCCCATTCAACAGTACCTTGCCAATATTTGTACATTTTAGGTTTTGAAAAGCCTTGACAGTGACTGTAGATATTCTGTCAAGGTTTACCAGGTATTGGTTTGGAATCTGAGTTAGACAAAATGAATTTAAGGAAAGTGAATTAAGATTATGGGGAAGGTCTTTACAAAGGAGATTCCTGTCTTTAATTTCTACAGCCCTATAGCCCAAGAAGCTGTGGCCACCATGGCAGCTAAATGATTAATGTGGCCCATTTTGGTTTCAGAATGAAATTAGATCAGTTCGTTGAAATACTTGTTGTGctgaagcaaaagagaaaaatcccaTCGATGTCAGTGAGATCAATTTACTGAATCACCAGGATTTCACCACATATATATTTGGTGTCgtcaggatttaaaaaaaacttgcaaATTTCAACAGTGCACTATAACATACTTACCTGAGGGATTATTGCCACATTAGAACATTCATGATTAGTCTTGGATAAAATTCTTCCTTAGTAATATTTATATATCCTGTCtctcatttgtattttaaaacataacacaaaataatcaaatatttaatgAGTAAAATACTGATATACTGATTATTATATTtacaattttgaaaaaataatgtaaattataacaggggaaaaaaatctgcaaagcaacaaaacccgattcttgttttctgtaacaaatataaattaaaaaaaaaggtactagGGATATGTTTCTGGGTAATGTTGTATATAAAGTATAATCCATGTCAAACTGGATGAAAATGTGTCTATTGACACTGTTTATTAAACAATCAAATTTGCTTCTGGAACTCACAATTTGAGTGTTTATGTATGTTCAAATACAGTCATGTGCTAGTCTGCATTAGAAAAAACCCTAAGTTTATTTCAACTGGCTGTGAACCAAAGGAACTTAAACAGTTGCATTTAGTGCAGATTAGTATTTTCTTTGGGAAATTAGTAGTTATGCTAAGTAAGACTCAATGTCAACAACAACACATTTTCACTTcataatgtctttaaaaaaatgtatttaaattgaTGTggataataattaaaaagttaCAGTTTTGATGAAACTGGAAGATTAGTTACAAAAACTactattaaatttaaaaaatcaaaatacaatGTCACaagcatttaatttaatttaaatgctaccttctaaaaataaatcccttttatctgttttattaaaaatattttacctcaTAATTGGAAATAGTACTGAGTTGTTTCATTTAgttggttttatttatattcagaggattattttttgttttgaaacataccatttaaaaatattgtttacTTTCAACAGGATTCAAGTTTTGATATCTAAATAATGGTAAGTCTACattacttttattctttttcatttttgagtGTTTCAAATACTACAGTAGACTCTTAGTCAAACTCAAATATGGCAggattttttagctttttagaACAAGGTGTTCTAAAATTATAATAAACCATTTTGTGAAAATCCACACTTGGTTTCCTGTACTGGCATAGTGTAGCATTTTCTCTATATAACTGCTTCAGAAATTATACATAATAATTTTTGTCATGTCAATGATATTGAATGATAACTTTGGCTTAATAGATCATATTAGACAATTGATACATACAATTCTGTATTACAGACCATAAAACTCTCAAGCAGTATTAACACCCTATATGTAAACTTCTGTTACAAATTAAGGAAATGAACCTTGAAACATTTGACCAAGTGAGTAATGTTACCCATGTGAGTTGTCCCACTGACCTCAAACAGACTTCTGAAGGAGTGAGAACTTTCTCATAATAGTAAAAAATTATGATAATTACTCAGTGCCTGCAAAATGCCTGTTCCAGGAGGATGTGTATTCTCTACAAGCACTGTATTTGTTTGGGATTTGCTGATTGACAATGCTGAAAGAACCAGCCTGGTCTTTTCTGGTTCCTGAATAGAAAAATGTTCTTGCAGAGTTTTCCTGACCAAGATGTCCTGGGCCAGGCTTTTGAAGATGCATTAGAAGTACTGCAGCAGCACTCTGACAGAGAAATGCAATATTCACCAGGTAAAAAAGACCCTTATTCCACTTCATTTACCACTTCCTATTTTTACAGGAAAGTAGCTCTTAAAACATATAGGTAGGAGAGTAATTTCGAGTGGATTGATGGATAGCAGAGGGATGCTCTGGGAGgatgaaaaggaggaagaatatTTGGAGGGTTTCCACCCCTCTATTAATACTACCCTATGTGGTGAGTGGAGGTCTTCCAGGTCACAGCACAGGGAAACCGTTGGACTAGCACTCTCTACCTGCCCCCCAGTACTAGCCCAGGTGCATTGAGCTCAGATTTCCTATAATCAGAGGATACATGACCATAGTGCAACAGACTTTTCCAGTTTTGATGCTTTAACTTAAAAATGCCCTTCTGCTATGCTATAAATAAACTCATGTAACAATGAActccaatgaaaaaaaaaacaacaaccaaaaccaaaccaaaaaaaaaacccaccagcaagtgaaattaattaatttccacatttaactttttttacattaatatataaattttaaatatttttattcaggaATGATAGGTTGAGTCTGGATAATTAATAGAACATTATTTTCCTTGGCTTCAAGAGTTTTACACGTTAGAAAATTTAAAGTGCAATAAAGCTATAAATTGTTCCAGTTCTGGCAAGGTTTTGGCAGTTAAATTGctataaaatttaaaatctgtGTTTGATGTTTTCACATGGTaaacagaaactgaaagaaaggaaaatagggGGCTGCATCACAAACTCTCTAAGTCCTTAACAAAATATCTACTCTCTTTTGTGTGAAATGCGTTTCATACAAGGaagtttatttacatttatcTATTATAAACTGAAATGTAAAGAAGACTGATAGGTCTGTATCTTCAGCTGTTGCTAACAGATTTTTGGCTCCACTGCCCTGGTAATTTATACATGTTGAAGGGCTCACTATATATAATTACTTGCAATGTTCTTGCCTGTATCTATTGTTTGGGCCATTGGAGAGAGGTATTGTCCTGCAGCTGCACCCACATTTCCACTTGCAATTGATGTACTCATCCCCTCCAAAATCTTCTTTTGACCACCTGCAGAGTGTAACTTTTTCCAAGTTAATTTAGTCCAGTGTTCTCCTCTGCTTCTTTTAAACATCCTAAGTGCTGAGGTTCCTTCCGTGTCATTCTTTCAGGCACTGCAGACGCTCTGATGCTGCTTTGCTTCATTCATGATTGGAGACCCTGACTTGCATAGTCCTGATGGTCTGCAGAACTGCATGACagtcccttttcctttttacatgTATTATAAGTCTCTAATTATACAATTCATTATGTTTGGTGATCTATTTGCCCTCCACTTTGTAGTAAACAAACTATTTCATGATGCTATAAAATatctgacattttatttttaaaagattgcttttcccctccttctttcccttttacTCACTTGATTTTTGCTCTCTCCTCCTAATTATCAGCTTATAAAAATTGCCTTACTGTGATCAACCATCACCACCACCTCCGAGCAAGTCCCAGTTACTGTGTGGCACCATCTACGGAGGAGCAAGGGTATAGCTGGAGGAATGTGATTGTAAGTGAACTCATTACCAATAATAGTCAGATATAACTGGAATATTGGTTGCTCATTTGTGATTCCTGAAACAAATCTTTATGCTAACACTAACAGGAATTTGATCGAGTCAGGCATGATTCAGATGAAACTTCCCTGGGAAATGTTTGAAAAACATGATTAATAGTATATTTTTAGGAGTCATCTTTGCCTCTGGTGCTCTTCTGTGGTCCATCACGTCACATGACAACTAACAAACAAACCTTCCACTATGACAGGGAAAAGGGCTTCTTAGTGTTACCTGGGAACAGGCAGAGAACAACAAACTCCAACCTCAACATATCTTCTGCCACTCTGAAAAAATGCCACAACTTTGGTTTCTCCAACAGCTGTTTACTTTAAAAGTTCTGGGAAGACCATGATTATCAGGACTCTGAGCTCAGCTTCAGCCAATAGAGTCcatattcatttttaaaaacactgggAGTATGGCCTCCAGGAGTGATGGAAAATGCAGGGGAAATAATAGATTCCACAAAAGCCCATTTTCAACCAGCAGATTAGCGACAACATGACACAGGAACTACAGAGTCTGTAGGGGACACTGTCCAGGTGGCCCTTGTCTTTTACTAACGCTGGAAACTGttcctcctctgcttccagcagaAGGGTTAAAGGTTCAGAGTGgggctgttttcttttttagtttctCCTCTGATGGGCAGATCTTACCCTTGGACATAAATTAGTGCTGCTTTTTACTGGTAAACCTGCCTTCCTGGCTGAGAAAATTCTTCTGTGGATGAAGTGATGAGAGGTTGCATTTTGAAGGCTTCAGGCAATTAATTACcacaagtttctttttcttttgagaatgTACTCTATTAGTAACCTTTTGTTGTCTTAATTCCTGAAGAACAGTGCAGCGGATTTTTATGCGGATGAGACTGTCTACCATACACTGCAGAATACTCCAGAAAGTCAAGTGATGCATGCTGCTGGTGGCCAGCCAAAACCAGGGAAAGGTCTGTAAAAAGCTAATATCTTGAATATTATGCTACTTCAAAAATCTGTTGGCAAATCatgctttctccttttcttaattttttctttcactttcaaTAGGAAAAGATAAATTTACATTTAATAGTTCCCATCTGCTAAATCTTATAAGATTTGATAAATCTATTATTAACTTATTCTGTCTTTGTTTAGTACctggaaaaacaaaccagggATTTTTTCACTCCAAATCATCTGGGATGAAGTctgatggagaaaaataaatctatctATCAATAACATTTTTATGGACTTACACgacttattttatttcacatgatTCAACAAGCAGTGATTTTCTTGGAAGTTTTTTACATACATGAATATTTTTGCACCTGACTTATGActgcctttttttgcttttcaaactACCTTTTAGCTTTTGTCTCTTCCAGTGTGCATTTTTATAGctatttttctgctcttttcgGTTGACTTAAATGGCTATCTGTGGATACCTATTTTACAAAGAATGTTTTGGGTGACATTAGTTgttactttctttctttttttttttttttttgtgggacATAGCATCCTTTCTATGACTGCCAGATGAGATTTCCACAGCTTCCACTCTGAGCTGTTGCACCGACTTTTGAGTAGCTTCCTGGTTTTGCCGATTTTTGAAATCCCCTTCTCTCAATACTAACCACAGAGTGTCGGTTTTTGGTATTGTCTCTTCCCATTGATGCTGAACACTGTGGTCTCTGTTGCTTAATAGCTACTACtgctactactactactactactgtTACTACCACAGATTCTTTGGGATGATGGGAAGAAAAGCCTCTTTTTTTATGCTCTGTACTTCAGGTATCTGAAATTCACCATTGCAAATGAGAACATTTCAATCcagaaattttgcttttctagGTCTTACCCAGTGCTGCACTGGGGAATTTTGCATGTCAATATCTGATTTCACCTTCAGTTGTTACTGCTGTGTTAAACTTCATTTCCTATctcctatttcttttcttatttctgttgCCAATCTTTCCCAGAAGGCAATACTGCAGAAATTATTAGAGTAACTGACTATTCTTATGGGGTTATTTTGTGTCCTCTTATGGGTTTCTTTGTGTCCATGGTGATATTCCTGCCAGAAACTGTGATTTAGGGGACTATTTCCACTCTACCTAAATAAATGTAGTCCTCTTAGTTTCTTATTGACACATGAGAAGTTTTCTGTACGCTAGCAAGTAGCGTGGCCCTCTAGGAATAGATCTGTAGATGAAAGAGTCAGTACTGAGGGCCCAAATCCTGTGtttaaagtgttttacaaaggtttatttagAGCAATCTCTAGGCTAGCCACAAGTTCTGAAAGCTGCACTGACTTAGATATGTTCTGGAAAGCATACCTTTTGAGTTAGGTTTCTTCTGAAAAGAGTCCTATTCACGCACATCAAGACCATTCCATGATCTGAACTAAAGCTCAGTGAGTGGAGGCATTCAAGGGAGGTACTTCAGAAATGTGTTTGAATTAGTCACATTCTCCCCAAGAGAATTAGGCTGCTTCAGGACAATTTAGCACAGAAATTTAATGCAGATGCTCTGAAACACCTCCTGGAGGAACCTGCTTCTCTCCAGTCATCACATAAGAAACCTGCAGGCACTCCCCTGCTAGCCCAGGCTGATGTTTAGGGCCTGGTACTAAACAGCGTTAGCTTATGCAATGAGGTGCAGAATACAGGTCTATAAACTAACCCCAGCTCAAACTGTTGCCCTCTCCAACCAAGACATCAACTAGAGGCGATGTGTCTAGAAATGAAAGCTTGGGCAGAAATGACAGCTGAACTTAAGAGGGCAGAGAACATGAAATCAGATGCTGTGGTAGATATGGCTATGCTATCCTTTTCATAAAGAAATTCAGTCCACAGTAGTATGTGGATTTTCCTCTGATCTTATTTGTTCTACCATAGGTTTATAGGATAATTAAAGTTAGAGAGGACTTAAGGAGCTCACCTACTAAGAATTGCCTACTGTGACCAAGCTTTTAAACTTCTTGTCTCGATAATATTGTATGTATTTCTAGTAGCACATGTACTTCCAGTCACAGGCCAATTTTTATTTAGATAATGaaactttattaattttttggaAAGTACCTCTGATTTCAGGCTCCTCTTCTTCCCAGTCCGACTGTTActtctcccctctttccttATCACCAGATACAGAATTACTGTCATCCCTGACAGATGTCTTTGACCTCAGTGTTCCTTAGCAACTGTTACTTTTCCCCTGTTCCTAGTTTAAAATAGCCACACAAGACAAGACTTTATGAACTCTAGGTGCAGCTGCTTGTTTGCACTTTGGTTAAAGTGGAAGATGTCCTTCTGCATAGATTCTCCTTTCTGCAAAATGTTCCTCTTTGTCTCATAATCTTAAATTCTTCCTCCTTACAGCAGCTTCTTGATCACCCTTGGCTTTGTGAAAGGAACTAGAAATACTTCAGAGAGGAGGATCCACAAGATCTAACTGAAACTAAATAAGCCTCACTAGTAAACTTAAGTTTGAAAACTGAGCCTGTGGAGAGAAAAACTTAGTTAGTAAGCTTGCTTTATCTTGCATGGGAATGCaagttgacatttctgcagatttaaaaaaaaatacagagtacCAGAAGGTCTAGCTCCTTTTTGACTACATGAGGTTTCTGCTTAAAAACTAGCCTGATTTTCCTGCTCACCCTTATATCAAGGACTACCTTGCATCCCCAAAACGTTCCTGAACCAAACCTGACAAAACTGAACCATCTCAAAATCTTGGAGTTTTGAATAAACAGGGAAACCGTTTATTCAAAAACATTCTGATTGGCTCTCCAGAACCTCTTTCCCACCCTGTCTGAGGTGTAATTTCCTAATGTGTGTTCCTTCACCGCTCATCTGCACAGCATGTGTCTGAAGACTGCTGAAAGTGGCTTCTGAGACCTACCATACAGTGAAGGCACCAGATATTTGTCATGATCCCCAAATAACCTGCTCTTGAAACTCTAATGACCAAATCCCTTTCTGTCACCACATGTTTCAGAATAATGATCCCATTTGCTTTCACTGGTCTTCCATTGAATAGTTTATACTGATCTTTTAATTTGGGACAGGGTAATAGGTTAAGCTATGCTTTTGCCTGTAAGATCCTTTCCAGGAAAAAGACAACTGCTCATCCTTTAAAACAAGCATGAGTTCTGTTCTGACCTTTTGTACTTGATTTCTTTATAGGTAGAAAAAAACTTCGACTGTTCGAATACCTCCATGAGTCTCTGTATGATCCAGCCATGGCAAACTGCATCCAATGGGTGGATAAGCCAAATGGTGTCTTCCAGTTTGTCTCCAAAAACAAGGAGAAACTTGCAGAACtctggggagaaagaaagggaaaccGCAAGATCATGACATATCAGAAGATggccagagcactgaggaaTTATGGAAGAACAggtgaaataattaaaattcgTAGGAAGCTGACATACCAGTTCAGTGCTGTTGTTCTAAAGAGACTTGCTCCATCTTATTtcttaggaaaagaaacagtttaTCACCCCTACATTCAGTCTAATCAAGAATATCAGTATGCAGATGACTGGACCAGTTACAATAATTACATGTACAACAATGGTTATGCATTGCAGCATTCTAACAGCTAGACTTATCCTTCACATAAATAGGTCTTTGTTATCTAGCAATACTTTCCAGCACAGAAACTCTTCTCTTTACATAGCTTTTCCTTTAAGATATCATACATGATACATGAAGAGgaggatttaaaaaattatgtttgcctagttttgttccttttgaaGTTAATGATATACAGTCATTGAATGTTGAAGAAAACCAGCAGCTGCGGGACACATTCTATTCTCTATGACATTAATCAAAGGAATTACTGTAGTTTCAAGATGGTATATCCAAGATTAGGATCAAAGCTTTTGTCTGTTAGTGGACACCAAAGATCTCATCCTGAAAACACTCATCAGAAGTTTTATGCatatttccaatcagaatttagATGATGTTTTGCCATAGTTGCTGCACTCCCTAAACTAGAAAAGGAAGAGGTTTATCAACTGCACGAAGCTACTGTCTGCTTTTTTCATCAATGTtcttaaaagacattttctgaGTGAATGCCTGGCTGAACGGTAGTCAGCATCAGTGTGCACCTGTTGACCAAGTTTTTAATCCATAACCACTTAAATTAACACATTTTAACACAGATCTTGATGTAGTACTAGGATTGCCAGACGCACATTTCACTGTTGGCAGTGGATTCGTTGGGAGAGTTAGTAAAGGATTGTGCTTTTCATGAAGTTATTTACAGTTCTTCCCCCACTAATATGAGAAGCTCCACTTTTAACCAGCAGTTCTGTACTCACCTAACAAACATAGCTTTGTCATGTATTTTAGGAGTTATAACTTTATACATATAGATACAATTTcacttctccagctctcttctTACATGGGAATGTAGCTGAAAGGCTCAGTGATTTTACAGTCTCTTCATGGGGAAGAAGAACTACAGTTAGGTAAAAATAGAGTAGTAGCCACTTATTCCAGGAGAATACCTATAAATCTACTTTTTCTCATACTTCTTTTACCTGATCAACTTGTATCATCATATCAGTTGTCTGTTGTGCTAAGATATTTCAATTCAACCGTGTTCGATTCCAAGTTCTGCATTTTGCTTCAAATAAGTGCAGACTTGGATATtaataaagacaaaattaatttctgtggaGAGGTATAAATGGTGGCCTGATATGTTTGATGAAATTCAACGGCTTTGACAGTTGACCTTGCTCTGACTCCTGCCTACTTGTACAGGGATTTAATTTTATGTAGCAGACACAATGCAACACACTCTGCTTCAAGGTTTAGAGGTAGTACTTTGGTAAGATGAAAGATGTCTGC of Pseudopipra pipra isolate bDixPip1 chromosome 5, bDixPip1.hap1, whole genome shotgun sequence contains these proteins:
- the SPIC gene encoding transcription factor Spi-C, which translates into the protein MFLQSFPDQDVLGQAFEDALEVLQQHSDREMQYSPAYKNCLTVINHHHHLRASPSYCVAPSTEEQGYSWRNVINSAADFYADETVYHTLQNTPESQVMHAAGGQPKPGKGRKKLRLFEYLHESLYDPAMANCIQWVDKPNGVFQFVSKNKEKLAELWGERKGNRKIMTYQKMARALRNYGRTGEIIKIRRKLTYQFSAVVLKRLAPSYFLGKETVYHPYIQSNQEYQYADDWTSYNNYMYNNGYALQHSNS